Proteins found in one Candidatus Methylomirabilota bacterium genomic segment:
- the thrC gene encoding threonine synthase, protein MERPLDRALGLKCRECGRGYPSSPIHVCEFCFGPLEVDYDYEAIRRRISRARIEAGPTSMWRYADLLPFDLSESGPPVGAAVGFTPLVRARNLADAWGVQELYLKNDSVSHPTWSFKDRVVSMAVAKALEFGFDTVACASTGNLANSVAAHAAEARLRSYVFIPADLESGKVIGTLVYEPTVVEVEGTYDEVNRLCAEIGDKYHWAFVNINLRPYYAEGSKTYGYEIAEQLGWRAPAHVVVPCAGGSLLTKIAKAFRELQDLGLIPEGRTAMHAAQAAGCGPIVTMIRNDTDVLRPVRPQTIAKSLAIGNPADGYYAYRAVKESGGHGEHATDEEIIEGMRLLARTEGIFTETAGGVTVAATRKLIESGRIPRDEPVVICITGNGLKTPDVLQDRLSRDVTIRPSLSAFDRALADLESKTVA, encoded by the coding sequence ATGGAGAGGCCATTGGACAGAGCACTGGGTCTGAAGTGTCGGGAGTGTGGCCGCGGCTACCCTTCCTCCCCGATTCACGTCTGCGAGTTCTGCTTCGGTCCCCTCGAGGTCGACTACGACTACGAGGCGATCCGCCGCCGCATCAGTCGCGCCCGCATCGAGGCCGGCCCCACATCCATGTGGCGCTACGCCGATCTCCTGCCGTTCGATCTCTCGGAGAGTGGCCCTCCGGTGGGCGCCGCGGTCGGATTCACGCCGCTGGTCCGGGCCCGCAACCTGGCCGACGCGTGGGGCGTGCAGGAGCTGTACCTCAAGAACGATTCGGTGTCGCACCCGACGTGGTCGTTCAAGGACCGCGTGGTGTCCATGGCGGTGGCCAAGGCCCTCGAGTTCGGCTTCGACACGGTGGCCTGCGCGTCGACCGGCAATCTCGCCAACTCGGTGGCCGCGCACGCGGCGGAGGCGCGGCTTCGGTCCTACGTCTTCATCCCCGCCGATCTGGAGTCGGGCAAGGTCATCGGCACCCTCGTCTACGAGCCCACCGTCGTCGAGGTCGAAGGCACCTACGACGAGGTCAACCGCCTCTGCGCCGAGATCGGCGACAAGTACCACTGGGCCTTCGTCAACATCAACCTGCGGCCGTACTACGCGGAGGGATCGAAGACCTACGGCTACGAGATCGCCGAGCAGCTCGGCTGGCGCGCGCCCGCCCACGTGGTGGTGCCGTGCGCGGGCGGCTCGCTGCTGACCAAGATCGCGAAGGCCTTCCGGGAGCTGCAGGACCTGGGCCTGATCCCGGAGGGCCGGACCGCCATGCACGCCGCGCAGGCCGCCGGCTGCGGCCCCATCGTCACGATGATCCGGAACGACACCGACGTGCTGCGCCCGGTGCGCCCGCAGACCATCGCCAAGTCGCTGGCCATCGGCAATCCCGCCGACGGCTACTACGCCTACCGGGCGGTCAAGGAGTCGGGCGGCCACGGCGAGCACGCCACCGACGAGGAGATCATCGAGGGCATGCGGCTGCTGGCCCGCACCGAGGGCATCTTCACCGAGACCGCCGGCGGCGTGACGGTGGCCGCGACCCGCAAGCTGATCGAGTCCGGGCGCATTCCGCGCGACGAGCCCGTCGTGATCTGCATCACCGGCAACGGGCTGAAGACCCCGGACGTGCTGCAGGACCGGCTGAGCCGCGACGTG
- a CDS encoding alkaline phosphatase D family protein produces the protein MRRPSHLIRLGILLAALLAAPAAAVEPGLLVTVGEVTDTSAVIWVRGIAWGEVGIRYEPMPRASDPPPTGPAGARGDIRVTPSQNLTGKLLLQPLEPSTRYRYTVSQNAAQISGDFVTAPGPTIALPVRFVWSGSLGSNGHCRKPGVGYPIFGALAQVPADFFVFVGDTIYADQMCGGGARQAGYDFVARRLADFWSKHRYNREDPTVQAFFRRTSVYAIWDDREVKGSFAGPSEPLMDPGRRAFIDYFPIQPPRDEPGRLYRKFRWGALLELFILDTRQYRSPASMHDGPGKTMLGAAQRRWLIEAVAGSSAVWKVVVSSVPLSVPTGGRVHDSWSNANAQGVPEEHGGGYALERDAILRTLRQRGVRNLVFLTGDAQHAELIRHQPAPEWSFHELIAGPLSAAPGRPRPLDAGLNPRSLASVGGVANFGDVSIESGGLTVRIVDAEGQVRATETIASE, from the coding sequence ATGCGCCGCCCGTCGCACCTGATCCGGCTCGGGATCCTCCTGGCCGCGCTGCTCGCCGCGCCGGCCGCGGCGGTCGAGCCCGGACTGCTGGTGACGGTGGGCGAGGTGACCGACACCTCGGCGGTCATCTGGGTCCGCGGGATCGCCTGGGGCGAGGTGGGCATCCGCTACGAGCCGATGCCCCGCGCGTCGGACCCGCCGCCCACCGGGCCGGCGGGCGCGCGCGGGGATATCCGGGTGACTCCCAGTCAGAACCTCACCGGCAAGCTGCTCCTGCAGCCGCTCGAGCCGTCCACCCGCTATCGCTACACCGTCTCCCAGAACGCGGCGCAGATCTCGGGCGACTTCGTCACCGCGCCGGGCCCCACCATCGCCCTGCCGGTGCGCTTCGTGTGGAGCGGAAGCCTCGGCAGCAACGGCCACTGCCGCAAGCCGGGCGTGGGCTATCCGATCTTCGGCGCGCTCGCCCAGGTCCCCGCCGATTTCTTCGTGTTCGTGGGCGACACCATCTACGCCGACCAGATGTGCGGCGGCGGCGCGCGGCAGGCCGGCTACGACTTCGTGGCGCGCCGGCTCGCCGACTTCTGGTCCAAGCATCGCTACAACCGCGAGGATCCGACGGTGCAGGCCTTCTTCCGGCGCACCTCGGTGTACGCGATCTGGGACGACCGAGAGGTGAAGGGCAGCTTCGCCGGGCCGTCGGAGCCGCTGATGGACCCGGGGCGCCGCGCCTTCATCGACTACTTCCCGATCCAGCCGCCGCGCGACGAGCCGGGACGGCTCTACCGCAAGTTCCGCTGGGGCGCCCTGCTCGAGCTGTTCATCCTCGACACGCGGCAGTACCGCAGCCCCGCCAGCATGCACGACGGGCCCGGCAAGACCATGCTCGGCGCCGCGCAGCGGCGCTGGCTGATCGAGGCGGTGGCCGGCTCGAGCGCGGTGTGGAAGGTGGTGGTGTCGAGCGTGCCGCTCTCGGTGCCGACGGGGGGACGGGTCCACGACTCCTGGAGCAACGCCAACGCGCAGGGCGTGCCCGAGGAGCACGGGGGCGGCTACGCGCTCGAGCGCGACGCCATCCTTCGCACCCTCCGCCAGCGCGGCGTGCGCAATCTCGTGTTCCTGACCGGCGACGCGCAGCACGCCGAGCTGATCCGGCACCAGCCGGCTCCCGAGTGGTCCTTCCACGAGCTCATCGCGGGGCCGCTGTCGGCGGCTCCGGGCCGGCCCCGACCCCTCGACGCGGGCTTGAACCCGCGCTCGCTCGCCAGCGTGGGCGGCGTCGCCAACTTCGGCGACGTCTCCATCGAGTCGGGCGGGCTCACCGTGCGCATCGTGGACGCCGAGGGGCAGGTGCGGGCCACCGAGACGATCGCCAGCGAGTAG
- a CDS encoding SDR family NAD(P)-dependent oxidoreductase gives MMLKDKVAVVTGAARGIGREIALLMAKHGAKVVVNDYGGGADGAGDARGPADDVVNEIKGQGGQAAANYDSVASMAGGQHIVQTALDHFGKIDIVVNNAGILRDRMIFNMTEEEWDGVVNTHLKGTFAVTRAAVPHMRERKWGRIINMTSTSGLVGNVGQANYAAAKLGIVGFTKVVALDMARYNVTANCISPFAWTRMIGTIPTETEAQKARVEKIKKMGPEHIAPVAVFLATDEAKEISGQVFGVRGKEVMLFGHMRPLRSIHHDLGWTPERLAAMFPGTLKHHLAPLDTSGQYFNYDPMV, from the coding sequence ATGATGCTCAAGGACAAGGTGGCGGTGGTCACGGGCGCAGCGCGCGGGATCGGCCGCGAGATCGCGCTGCTGATGGCGAAGCACGGCGCCAAGGTCGTGGTCAACGACTACGGCGGCGGAGCGGACGGCGCGGGCGACGCGCGCGGCCCCGCCGACGACGTGGTGAACGAGATCAAGGGGCAGGGCGGGCAGGCCGCGGCCAACTACGACTCGGTGGCGAGCATGGCGGGCGGCCAGCACATCGTGCAGACCGCTCTGGATCACTTCGGCAAGATCGACATCGTGGTGAACAACGCCGGCATCCTCCGCGACCGCATGATCTTCAACATGACCGAGGAGGAGTGGGACGGCGTCGTCAACACGCATCTCAAGGGCACCTTCGCGGTGACCCGCGCCGCGGTGCCCCACATGCGGGAGCGGAAGTGGGGCCGCATCATCAACATGACCTCCACCTCCGGCCTGGTCGGCAACGTCGGGCAGGCCAACTACGCGGCGGCCAAGCTGGGCATCGTGGGCTTCACCAAGGTGGTGGCGCTCGACATGGCGCGCTACAACGTCACCGCCAACTGCATCTCGCCGTTCGCGTGGACGCGCATGATCGGCACCATTCCCACCGAGACCGAGGCCCAGAAGGCCCGCGTCGAGAAGATCAAGAAGATGGGGCCCGAGCACATCGCGCCGGTGGCGGTGTTCCTCGCCACCGACGAGGCCAAGGAGATCTCCGGTCAGGTGTTCGGGGTGCGCGGCAAGGAGGTCATGCTCTTCGGGCACATGCGGCCGCTGCGCAGCATCCATCACGACCTCGGCTGGACGCCGGAGCGCCTCGCCGCCATGTTCCCGGGCACGCTCAAGCACCACCTGGCCCCGCTCGACACCTCGGGCCAGTACTTCAACTACGACCCGATGGTCTGA
- a CDS encoding CoA transferase → MVDALRPPLHGVRVLELAHLIAGPICGMYLADMGADVVKVESREAPDAGRSVYPRAVRNGEGVLHLTVNRNKRAICLDVKQPEGRAAFRRLAAWADVIIEGFRGGVAERLGIDYDAIKSVNPRLIYCSISAFGPDGPWREKPGLDSLAQALGGLMAITGEPDGGPVLCGAPVADTLGGMLAIQGILTALIARAASGEGQRVDASLLNGMLFAHTARLSVFHETGEPLPRYGSGHPEIVPYQAFEARDGWLFVAAWVDRLWLPFCKAVGLDALGADPRFATRKDRLDHRAELEAILAPVFRARPVAHWMEALEQADVLCAPINDYPGLVRHPQVMATGFITEQDHPRAGRFKTVATPVKLEKTPGTIRTPAPRLGEHGEAVLTEAGFTKAEIEQLAARRII, encoded by the coding sequence ATGGTCGACGCCCTGCGCCCGCCACTGCACGGCGTGCGGGTCCTCGAGCTGGCCCATCTCATCGCCGGTCCCATCTGCGGCATGTACCTCGCCGACATGGGCGCCGACGTCGTGAAGGTGGAGTCGCGCGAGGCGCCCGACGCGGGCCGCTCGGTGTATCCGCGCGCGGTGCGCAACGGCGAGGGTGTGCTGCACCTCACCGTCAACCGTAACAAGCGCGCGATCTGCCTCGACGTCAAGCAGCCGGAGGGCCGCGCCGCCTTCCGCCGGCTGGCCGCGTGGGCCGACGTGATCATCGAGGGCTTTCGCGGCGGGGTGGCCGAGCGCCTCGGCATCGACTACGACGCGATCAAGTCGGTGAACCCGCGGCTGATCTACTGCTCCATCTCCGCGTTCGGACCCGACGGGCCGTGGCGCGAGAAGCCGGGGCTGGACTCGCTCGCGCAGGCCCTGGGCGGCCTCATGGCCATCACCGGCGAGCCCGACGGCGGCCCGGTGCTCTGCGGGGCGCCGGTGGCCGACACCCTGGGCGGGATGCTGGCCATCCAGGGCATTCTCACCGCGCTGATCGCGCGCGCGGCGAGCGGGGAAGGCCAGCGGGTCGACGCCTCGCTCCTGAACGGCATGCTGTTCGCGCACACCGCGCGCCTCTCCGTGTTCCACGAGACCGGCGAGCCGCTGCCGCGCTACGGCAGCGGGCATCCCGAGATCGTGCCCTACCAGGCCTTCGAGGCGCGCGACGGCTGGCTGTTCGTGGCCGCGTGGGTGGATCGGCTCTGGCTGCCCTTCTGCAAGGCGGTCGGGCTCGACGCTCTCGGGGCCGATCCGCGCTTCGCGACCCGCAAGGACCGGCTCGACCACCGCGCCGAGCTGGAAGCGATCCTGGCCCCGGTCTTCCGCGCGCGTCCGGTCGCCCACTGGATGGAGGCGCTCGAGCAGGCCGACGTCCTGTGCGCGCCCATCAACGACTATCCCGGGCTCGTGCGCCATCCGCAGGTGATGGCCACCGGCTTCATCACCGAGCAGGACCATCCGCGCGCGGGCCGGTTCAAGACGGTGGCCACCCCCGTGAAGCTCGAGAAGACCCCGGGCACGATCCGGACCCCGGCCCCGCGGCTGGGAGAGCACGGCGAGGCGGTGCTGACCGAGGCGGGCTTCACGAAGGCGGAGATCGAGCAGCTGGCCGCTCGCCGCATCATCTGA
- a CDS encoding YihY/virulence factor BrkB family protein, translating to MIAAVRTAIASFRARRGMFLASGLAFNFIVGLIPLLFFVVSVAGFVLSRRAVMEAVLGQISAIVPVYKNELHDTLAEIIRRRRLSSLLGTAVLLLFSSQLFNSIRLVLSDIFGFRGGPGFLRGLLRDVVMVVAMGVLFLGSLVISDIFGWLKILVFQTMGAPTQWVRSWSLALALAFSTAFFFVPYRYFPHRRVPVGAALAGALLAAVLWETAKQLFRWYILSFGVYDQVYGPLGVLVALAMFAYYSGVVFILGAEFAAALMTKGRRA from the coding sequence GTGATCGCGGCGGTTCGGACGGCGATCGCGTCGTTCCGCGCCCGCCGCGGGATGTTCCTGGCCTCCGGGCTGGCGTTCAACTTCATCGTCGGCCTCATCCCGCTGCTCTTCTTCGTGGTGTCGGTGGCCGGCTTCGTGCTGAGCCGGCGGGCGGTGATGGAAGCCGTCCTCGGCCAGATCTCCGCGATCGTGCCGGTCTACAAGAACGAGCTGCACGACACCCTCGCCGAGATCATCCGACGTCGGCGGCTGTCGAGCCTGCTCGGCACCGCGGTGCTCCTGCTGTTCTCGAGCCAGCTCTTCAACTCGATCCGGCTCGTGCTCAGCGACATCTTCGGGTTCCGCGGCGGCCCCGGCTTCCTGCGCGGCCTGCTGCGCGACGTGGTGATGGTGGTCGCGATGGGCGTGCTCTTCCTGGGCAGCCTCGTCATCAGCGACATCTTCGGCTGGCTCAAGATCCTGGTCTTCCAGACCATGGGCGCCCCGACGCAGTGGGTGCGCTCGTGGTCGCTCGCGCTGGCCCTGGCCTTCAGCACCGCGTTCTTCTTCGTGCCGTATCGCTACTTCCCGCACCGCCGGGTGCCGGTCGGAGCCGCGCTCGCCGGCGCCCTCCTCGCCGCCGTCCTGTGGGAGACGGCCAAGCAGCTCTTCCGCTGGTACATCCTCTCGTTCGGCGTCTACGACCAGGTGTACGGCCCGCTCGGCGTGCTGGTGGCCCTGGCCATGTTCGCGTACTACTCGGGCGTGGTCTTCATCCTGGGCGCCGAGTTCGCGGCCGCACTGATGACGAAGGGCCGTCGCGCCTGA
- a CDS encoding SDR family oxidoreductase, which produces MDLGIRGKTALVVAASKGMGKASALGLGAEGARVVMCARGEAALKDAAAEVKQKTGAEVLALPADASRAADISRVVAEANRAFGGVDILVANVGGPPPGPFEAMTDEQWKAAFEQVHLSTVRFIREVLPHMKRSRWGRILAIQSSSVKQPVDGLVLSNGIRPGIAGLFKTLAGDVAKDNITVNLVLPGRILTDRFLEHQTDRAKRNGVPLEQQMEISSADIPMGRIGTPDEFAAMVVFLASARASYITGVAVQVDGGLIRSVV; this is translated from the coding sequence ATGGATCTCGGCATCAGGGGCAAGACCGCGCTGGTGGTCGCGGCGAGCAAGGGCATGGGCAAGGCGAGCGCGCTCGGGCTGGGCGCCGAGGGCGCTCGGGTGGTCATGTGCGCCCGCGGGGAGGCCGCGCTGAAGGATGCGGCCGCCGAGGTGAAGCAGAAGACCGGCGCGGAGGTGCTCGCGCTGCCCGCCGACGCGAGCCGGGCCGCCGACATCTCCCGCGTGGTGGCCGAGGCCAACCGCGCGTTCGGGGGTGTGGACATCCTGGTTGCCAACGTGGGCGGCCCGCCGCCCGGGCCGTTCGAGGCGATGACCGACGAGCAGTGGAAGGCCGCCTTCGAGCAGGTGCACCTGTCGACCGTTCGGTTCATTCGAGAAGTCCTGCCCCACATGAAGCGCTCGCGCTGGGGACGCATCCTCGCCATCCAGTCCAGCTCGGTGAAGCAGCCGGTGGACGGCCTCGTGCTCTCGAACGGGATTCGCCCCGGCATCGCCGGCCTGTTCAAGACCCTCGCGGGCGACGTGGCCAAGGACAACATCACGGTGAATCTGGTGCTGCCCGGCCGCATCTTGACCGATCGCTTCCTCGAGCATCAGACCGACCGGGCCAAGCGCAACGGCGTCCCCCTCGAGCAGCAGATGGAGATCTCGTCGGCCGACATCCCGATGGGCCGGATCGGCACCCCGGACGAGTTCGCGGCGATGGTGGTCTTCCTCGCCTCCGCCCGCGCCTCCTACATCACCGGGGTGGCGGTGCAGGTGGACGGCGGCCTCATCCGGAGCGTGGTCTAG
- a CDS encoding trypsin-like peptidase domain-containing protein: MDASVELVKHLLGSVVHIHAEIPSAHPSTRHLGDERMGTGAVVDAAGLILTVNYVVMGAETIQVTLGRGRGLRAEIVAQDFEVGLALLRVKRQGLAAVRIADSESLERGAPVFAIGSTGSRERRVGGGLVTYLGEFEAHWEYMLERGIVSSAANPGFGGGPLFTLGGKMVGVVSLNLNEIARCSLAIPSEYYRRNREEFVRFGRVVSRPQRAWLGVFAHVLDEGVVVADVVPNGPGARSGIQEGDVIVSLDAHEVPTRKDLYLSLWRHTPGEKMTLEVMRDNEVRRLSVTAGDRADFYKQIS; this comes from the coding sequence ATGGACGCGTCGGTCGAGCTCGTCAAGCATCTGCTCGGCTCGGTGGTGCACATCCACGCCGAGATCCCCTCGGCCCATCCCTCCACACGACACCTGGGCGACGAGCGGATGGGCACCGGCGCGGTGGTGGACGCGGCCGGGCTCATCCTCACCGTCAACTACGTGGTGATGGGCGCCGAGACCATCCAGGTCACCCTCGGCCGCGGGCGCGGCCTCCGGGCCGAGATCGTGGCCCAGGACTTCGAGGTCGGCCTCGCCCTGCTCCGGGTGAAGCGGCAGGGCCTCGCCGCGGTGCGGATCGCCGACTCCGAATCGCTCGAGCGGGGCGCGCCGGTCTTCGCGATCGGCTCCACCGGGTCCCGCGAGCGCCGGGTGGGCGGCGGGCTCGTCACCTACCTGGGCGAGTTCGAGGCGCACTGGGAGTACATGCTCGAGCGGGGCATCGTGTCGAGCGCAGCCAATCCGGGCTTCGGCGGCGGGCCACTGTTCACGCTGGGGGGCAAGATGGTGGGCGTGGTCTCGCTGAACCTCAACGAGATCGCCCGCTGCTCCCTGGCCATCCCGAGCGAGTACTATCGGCGGAACCGGGAGGAGTTCGTGCGCTTCGGGCGGGTGGTGAGCCGGCCGCAGCGCGCGTGGCTCGGGGTCTTCGCCCACGTGCTCGACGAGGGCGTGGTGGTCGCGGACGTCGTGCCCAACGGGCCGGGCGCCCGCTCGGGCATCCAGGAAGGCGACGTGATCGTCTCGCTGGACGCCCACGAGGTGCCGACGCGCAAGGACCTGTATCTCTCGCTCTGGCGCCACACCCCGGGCGAGAAGATGACGCTCGAGGTCATGCGTGACAACGAGGTCCGCCGCCTGTCCGTCACCGCGGGCGACCGGGCCGACTTCTACAAGCAGATCTCCTAG
- a CDS encoding dienelactone hydrolase family protein produces MTGIAQLIVLLAACAGPTGRQAVRFVNATPGAPMTLDATLVRPSGPGPFPAIVQLHGCGGLEAQSYRWARWFADHGYAALVVDSFGPRKLKGDCRSGPDEPPVTARFDDAFGALRYLQSLPDVKGDRIAAIGWSQGGVYAMSVINGPSLERARRRGVALPATGFAAGIGVYPGGCFSLVNEQVIRPLLVLIGEADDWTPAAKCREMVESMRARGSDARIVTYPGAYHYFDVEGQRQEVLAEVENDNRAGGHGATVSYQAEAAADAHRQIEAFLARYLR; encoded by the coding sequence GTGACCGGGATCGCGCAGCTGATCGTGCTGCTGGCCGCCTGCGCCGGGCCGACCGGCCGGCAGGCCGTCCGCTTCGTCAACGCCACGCCGGGCGCGCCGATGACCCTGGACGCCACCCTGGTGCGCCCGAGCGGGCCCGGCCCGTTCCCGGCAATCGTGCAGCTGCACGGCTGCGGCGGCCTCGAGGCACAGTCGTATCGGTGGGCCCGCTGGTTCGCCGATCACGGCTATGCGGCGCTGGTGGTGGACAGCTTCGGCCCGCGGAAGCTGAAGGGCGATTGCCGCTCCGGGCCCGACGAGCCGCCGGTCACCGCGCGCTTCGACGACGCGTTCGGCGCCCTGCGCTATCTGCAGTCGCTCCCCGACGTGAAGGGCGACCGGATCGCGGCGATCGGGTGGTCGCAGGGCGGCGTCTACGCGATGTCGGTGATCAACGGCCCGAGCCTCGAGCGGGCCCGGCGACGCGGCGTGGCGCTGCCCGCCACCGGCTTCGCGGCGGGCATCGGAGTCTATCCGGGCGGCTGCTTCTCTCTGGTCAACGAGCAGGTGATCCGGCCGCTGCTCGTCCTCATCGGCGAGGCCGACGACTGGACCCCCGCCGCCAAGTGCCGGGAGATGGTCGAGTCGATGCGCGCCCGCGGCTCGGACGCCCGCATCGTGACCTATCCGGGCGCCTACCACTACTTCGACGTGGAAGGACAGCGCCAGGAGGTGCTGGCCGAGGTCGAGAACGACAACCGGGCCGGCGGCCACGGCGCCACCGTCTCCTACCAGGCCGAGGCGGCGGCCGACGCGCACCGGCAGATCGAAGCGTTCCTGGCGCGATATCTGCGGTAG
- a CDS encoding tetratricopeptide repeat protein produces the protein MADDEAAGATRAEAQRHFQLGYEAQMQGRLEEAVAHYQRSIGLHPTAEAHTFLGWAYSFQGRPDDAIAQCKIAISVDPDFGNPYNDIGAYLIELGRHDEAVPWLELAKQAARYEPRHFPYFNRARIHVKRHEIREAIGELERAIEIEPRYVMARKELHRLRGLLN, from the coding sequence ATGGCGGACGACGAAGCGGCCGGGGCGACGCGCGCGGAGGCTCAGCGCCACTTCCAGCTGGGCTACGAGGCGCAGATGCAGGGGCGGCTGGAAGAGGCGGTCGCCCACTACCAGCGCTCGATCGGGCTCCATCCCACCGCGGAGGCCCACACCTTCCTCGGCTGGGCCTACAGCTTCCAGGGGCGGCCGGACGACGCGATCGCCCAGTGCAAGATCGCCATCTCGGTGGACCCGGACTTCGGCAACCCCTACAACGACATCGGCGCCTATCTCATCGAGCTGGGCCGGCACGACGAGGCGGTGCCGTGGCTCGAGCTCGCCAAGCAGGCGGCGCGCTACGAGCCCCGCCACTTCCCCTACTTCAATCGCGCGCGCATCCACGTCAAGCGTCACGAGATCCGCGAGGCCATCGGAGAGCTCGAGCGGGCGATCGAGATCGAGCCACGCTACGTGATGGCCCGCAAGGAGCTGCACCGTCTGCGGGGCCTGCTGAATTGA